The nucleotide sequence AGCCAAGAAGAAGACCTCATCATTATCAGAAGCAAGGTAAGTATAGTTCCTTCAAAGccaagcaacaacaaaacagaCAAGAGTACTATCAGCAGAATCATGAGAACGCAAGAAGTACTCTCACCactcacaacaacaacaacaagagaaacATGAACACTAGTGTTCATGCTTCTATCCCGAGAAGAACCTACGGAGATGCATCATCTATCTacacttgattaaattttaacaGATATTCTGAAAGATTCATGATTATGTGTGATCAATTCTTAATAGTTAAATTAGATGCATaagattgatttgttttgtaaatcaGCGAATAAATAAAGGATTGTATAAGGAAGGTCTTGGAGATATGTTCCAAGTTTGTTCTTGCTTTCTTATAATTATTGTAACTCTTTCTTTGTTCATCATTTTAGGGATTGactgactttattttttttttccagtttgtAATCTTTTAAGgattgaattaaaattatataaatgtgaATTTTCTTGGTTGATTACAACAAGATTTCTATAGGAATGTGTAAAGACAAGCCCCATGTGAAACTAGCAAATGTtccatgtctctctctctctctccaatcaATCAATGTCTATGGGACATCGCAGACGAGTTTGCCACACTGTCtgaataataaaagaagaagtcaGATCTACTACGAAGTCCAAAAGACTGTCACAAGCTCACACACCTTCTGTCTTTTGCCACTCACATgcccatctctctctttcttttttcttttcctctatgccattattaaaaaaaatcctcCTTATTCTTTTAGTATTTCTATTTAGAGtaaaataatatgatgatgaaGCTTTCCATAAAAAATCACttctttttcataatatatcacatattcacattaattctttctttcttaagtaatttacaaagaaaaaaaagcatgcAAATACATAGCTGAAATTTTTTTCATAAGTTTCTAGTTATTTATTCATATGCatccctctctccctctctctaagATGTCCTTTATCTACATGTAAATTTAATAACAAGTTAACAACCAAATCTCAACACAAAtattacatacaaaaaaattgtatccgaTGGAGATTCAGATTCCTCTAAAacattttgttgtttattgctataaaaatattcatttttatatttaaattacagTTGGCGGTGGaaataatacaataaaataattgtcGTTAATTTAGTTAAGTAATAGTAGTAAGaactagattaagatccgtgctagagcacggattgaaattcattttatttatattataatttttatataaaatataatttatgtgattgtttttaatagttttttttggataaacattatgcaataaaatcatatgctaaatatgaaagcttagaaaaagacacttattttgtaagttttatattgttaatgattctagataagcaCCCGTGCTATAATACtggttaaatttatattgttaatgattgaTTACagatttaacttgtaaccaatcaatctatcaattttgtaatctattttttgttaatgttgtgatctatcgataaaatctgtgaaaaataaatttgtaatattgtgtttaaaaaaatttggaaacaacgtgatatatgactaaaattttccaaaaatacagtttggaatattcatgattttatttgttaccattaatatattaatcatcaATTTGGAATATACCTAATACTTAtgtgtaaccaattaatattaatatatggattaatctataacatatcTATAACCTACTTGTAACCatttgtaactatttattaaaaatataaagtctacaaaaactagaTTGTGTACTgcccttttattaaaaatgggATGTAAGATCGGTCATAAGAGAGTTTTTAATTCTATTGTAAATACTCAttagttaattttaattagatttgttatgacttatgagtcaCTTAATCATCTTCGATTAGTGTGAAGTGAAGGGCGTTACAATGGCGGCAATatattctctcttcctcttcttcttcatcatcactcttCTCATCATCTTAGCTTTGATCGTAAGGCCAATATCCGTCAAGATCCCAATAAAATCTCGCCACGTCTTCATCACCGGTGGATCAAGCGGCATAGGTCTAGCTCTCGCTCACCGTGCCGCCGCCGAGGGAGCTCGAGTCTCGATCCTCGCCCGCTCAACCGATAAGCTCGACGAGGCCAAACGATCCGTCCAGCTAGCCACCGGCATCGAGGTCGCCACTTTCTCTGCCGACGTCCGCGATTTCGACGCAGTCTCGAAGGCGGTTGATGAATCGGGGCCGATCGATGTGTTAATAGTGAATCAAGGCGTGTTTATTGGGAAGGAGCTTGAGAAACAGAGTCACGAGGAGGTTAAGTTGATGATTGATGTGAATTTAGTTGGGAGCTTCAATGTGATTATTGCGGCTTTGCCTGCCATGAAAGCTAGTAGAGAAGGTCGTGGTCCTGCCTCCATTTCTCTTGTCTCCTCTCAAGCCGGTCAGGTTCGCCTCGATTCATAGTCTCCTAGTTACTCTTGATTAGTCGTGTGAAGCCAGCCCTTGTGATAGTTTGTGCATTTTCTTGGATAGACTTTGTGATGTATAGTgtggtttattatattttcaggCAGGTATCTACGGTTACACTGCATATTCAGCGAGCAAGTTTGGGCTTTAGGGATTAGCACAAGCGTTGCAGCAAGAAGTTATTTCTGATGACATTCATGTGACTCTCTTGTTTCCTCCTGACACTGATACACCCAAGTTTCAAGAAGGTAAGATAATCCAGAAATATTTTACATCATAGATAAAGAAGTATAGAGCATGAAACACTTAAGCTAGGATCGTGGATTGTCATTTAGGCGTCTCATTATAGTGATCAGATGACTCAGTTGACTTCTAGATTAGTTGCACTTCCAGTCCAAACGGTTCAGTAAAAAtagtctttgtttttctctttaaaaataaaatatttgctCCTCCTTGTGTGATTTCTTATCTTGGTGACAATTGATTACTGCTCTGCGttcttttcaaataaaaaattcagatccattttaagaaattttgcTTGTTTTGGCTTTCAGAACAGAAGAAGAGGCCGGAGCTCACTTCCATCATCGCCGCATCTTCTGGTTCAATGAAAACCAAAGAAGTAGCCAAGATATGTCTCGATGGTATCAAAGCAGGAAAATCCACAGTGACATGCCATTTCATCAGCTTCTTACTATCTATTGCTAGCGCCGGCATGTCCCCTCAGAGATCGCCTTGGCTGGCTTTCattgaaattatgttttgtgGCTTAATTAGACTCGTTAGCTTGGTTGTCCAGTGGCAATGGTACAGAACCATAGAAAAGtggagcacaaaaaaaaaaataagtagaaGCAAATAGTAAAGTTATAGCTTAGGTCATCAAACTATATGTATGTTTTTGGTATGAACCACTAATGTATATGAATCAGGCTTTTGTACAGTAAACAGGTTCATTTTTGTAATTCCCACTtaggtgttgactggttctcccgctacctcccgcaaacactgtgtttgcgggtggtagcggttgctagcgattggaaccaatcacacaaatcgctCCCAGTCGCTCCAAATCGCTTCCAACcgcttcaaaccactgaattccaaaagctgcctcctacaagcgtttgcggttgcgggcgattgcgattgaaattttttttttttttcttaaacttaaaaggaatcaatgataatgaaatttttttttgttatatcttctatctatccattttactcattaaggatgggagaaaatgaagtacaaatatgattgtagagattataaaataaacaattagaattaaataatattccaattaataATAACCCGAAaaaattgatgtaaatttaatggcacatcgcacataagttcaaaaaaatctaaataaatataatatttcatcagaaatttaagaaaataagattatttgtaaaaaatattaaaccaaatcaccagtgactcttctcaactctcacttgaccATTCCTACCGATGAAACTATTGAGccacgatctaagagaaaagagaaacgatctacgatctaaagcatatgttttgtaatttatcaaattatttgattaaatttttagtgaaaagccaaatgcataaaggaataagtatttaaatataaaatttatttgttttttgaataattattttagtatttgttttaataaatttaattataaatcaagtttaataaaaaaaatgggtgtttttaaaatttatatattatatatcacatttattatgttccaaccgctatcgCACCCGCTGATCAACCAATCGTAAACCTtccgcaaacgcaccaattttaaaccgctaaaccagtcgttcaaaacgcttaataacgcttgaaaccgcaatcgcccgcttccgcaatctcccgcaaccgcaactgCAACCGCAGCGTTTAAACCAGTCAGATCCTTAGACTTTTGTGTTCGCAATTATATCAACACTATCAGAAAATAAGCATATTACTTACAAatgaatttatataattttattttatattaaaattaaaacaaaaatcatttatttttatttttttatctaaaacccttttttttgacaacttactttcagattttttctctttcagaGCTCAACAATGGCGTCACagattctctttgttctttatcTCGCTCTATTCcctaagagcatctccaacaaTAGCTTTTATTTTAAAGGGTGCATACCTTTGAAATAAGGGTTTGAGGGCCACTTACTCTAAtgattactaattttttttatatatttacattatagttcacaatattaccaattatctgttataatgattaaaacttttatatataaatataaaatacacaattaaaaattatatcaaaaaaatacaaGCTCTtatatgagaaaacaaaataatatgtaattttaaaaaaacataaaagaaaattacctGTAAAAGTATAATAGTATTCAATATAACTATTTTCATAGTGCTCccatatatgattaattattgcattattgttgtaaaaaaatatttcgtaaatgatatatcttttaaatatcaatactttcaattttaatttagtatgtttaaatttatatagatatatttctaACAATTGAATTAAATAgaattatttgtaaaatatatattacaaggactaaatgaaatttgtaaaaca is from Camelina sativa cultivar DH55 chromosome 20, Cs, whole genome shotgun sequence and encodes:
- the LOC104770278 gene encoding 3-dehydrosphinganine reductase TSC10B-like isoform X2, translating into MAAIYSLFLFFFIITLLIILALIVRPISVKIPIKSRHVFITGGSSGIGLALAHRAAAEGARVSILARSTDKLDEAKRSVQLATGIEVATFSADVRDFDAVSKAVDESGPIDVLIVNQGVFIGKELEKQSHEEVKLMIDVNLVGSFNVIIAALPAMKASREGRGPASISLVSSQAGQVSTVTLHIQRASLGFRD
- the LOC104770278 gene encoding 3-dehydrosphinganine reductase TSC10B-like isoform X3, which encodes MAAIYSLFLFFFIITLLIILALIVRPISVKIPIKSRHVFITGGSSGIGLALAHRAAAEGARVSILARSTDKLDEAKRSVQLATGIEVATFSADVRDFDAVSKAVDESGPIDVLIVNQGVFIGKELEKQSHEEVKLMIDVNLVGSFNVIIAALPAMKASREGRGPASISLVSSQAGQAGIYGYTAYSASKFGL
- the LOC104770278 gene encoding 3-dehydrosphinganine reductase TSC10B-like isoform X1: MAAIYSLFLFFFIITLLIILALIVRPISVKIPIKSRHVFITGGSSGIGLALAHRAAAEGARVSILARSTDKLDEAKRSVQLATGIEVATFSADVRDFDAVSKAVDESGPIDVLIVNQGVFIGKELEKQSHEEVKLMIDVNLVGSFNVIIAALPAMKASREGRGPASISLVSSQAGRYLRLHCIFSEQVWALGISTSVAARSYF